The stretch of DNA GCGCGCGCGATGGCACCAAATCGGTCAAGGAGGTGCAGCGCCACGCCCCGCCCTATGCGATCGAGCTGACCAGTGGCGAGACCGTGATGGCCGAGAACGTCATCCTCGCCATCGGCACGCAGGGCAATCCCAACCGGATGCGCTGTCCCGGCGCGGACTTGCCGCACGTGCAGTATCAGCTCGACGACCCCACCGAATATGTCGATGAGCATATCGTCATCGTCGGCACGGGCGATGCCGGGATCGAGAACGCGCGCGGGCTCGCCGAAGACCCGGCGCAGCGCAACACCGTCAGCATCCTCAATCGCGGCACCGAATTCCCGACCGCCAAGGCGGCGAACGTCAGCGCGCTGATGGCCGATCACGAGGCGGGCAAGCTGATGGTCCGCACCGAAAGCGAGACCAAGGCGATCGAGCCGGGCTTCATCACCCTCACCACCCGCGACGGGGAAATCCGCATCCCCTGCGACCGGATCATCGCCCGCATCGGCTCCGCCCCGCCCCGCGCCTTCGTCGAAGAGTGCGGGATCGAATTCACCAGCGAGGATCGCGGTGCCTTCCCCCGCCTCAGCCCGGTTTTCGAAAGCACCGCCCCCGGCATCTTCGTGATCGGCGCGCTCGCGGGCTATCCGCTGATCAAGCACTGCATGAACCAGGGCCACGATGTCATCGAGTTCATCAACGGCAACACCGATTTGAAGCCCGCCGACGAGCCGATCATCGCCGCCAAGTTCGCCGATCTTCCGGGCCAGCGCAGCACCGAGGAATGGCTCGAATTCTTGCGCGAGGGCGTGTCGATCCTCAATGGCATGAACCCGCTGCAAATGCGCGAATTCATGCTGGATTCCGAAGCGAAATTCTTCCGAGCGGGCGAGGTGATCTTCGAGCGTAACGCGCCCGGTTCCTCACTGTTCGGCATCGCCAGCGGTTCGGTGGCAGTAGAGGTCAATCCGGCCGATCCCTCGATCACGATTCCCATCGAAAGCGGCTCGATCTTCGGCGAGGTGGGCCTCATCTCGGGCCGCCGCCGGGGCGCGACGATCCGCGCCGCCGAAGACACTATCGTGGTGGAAATCTCGCGCCTTGCCGCATTGAAGCTGCAATCGCAGGTGCCATCCGCCAAGGCCGCGATCCAGCGCATCTCGATCGAGCGGCAATTGCTCCAGATGTTCGGTTCCGGCCTGACCCGCGAGGATGTCGCCCCGCTGGTCGAGGCCGCACAGGTTCAGGAAAAGCGCGCGGGCGAAGTGGTCGTCACCGAGGGGGCGGACGACAAGGACGTGTTCATCATCCGGCGCGGGTCGATGATCGTCGAAAAGCAGATCGGCGATCGGCCGGTGTTCCTCTCCTACCTCCCCGCCGGAAGCTATTTCGGCGAAATGGCGGCGATCGACGGGAGCGCGCGCACCGCCACGGTCAAGGCGGCGATCAAGTCCGAGGTGATCCGCCTGCCGGGCGAGGGCTTCCTCGCCCTGCTCGACAAGCATCCGCGCCTGCGCGAACGGGCGCTGAAGGACATGGCCGGGCGGCGCGCCACCAATGCCTTTATCGAAGGGCAGAAAGACAGCTTTTCGAGCGTCGTCGATCTCTATTCGCAGACCGCGCAGTTCCTCGTCGACAACGGCATCGGCGAGGCGACCGACGTGCTGCTGATCGACGAGACGCTGTGCATCGGCTGCGACAATTGCGAAAAGGCCTGCGCCGACAGCCATGACGGCCTCTCGCGGCTCGACCGGGAAGCGGGCAAGACCTACGCGCATCTCCACGTGCCGACTTCGTGCCGCCATTGCGAGCACCCGCATTGCATGGCCGACTGCCCGCCCAACGCGATCAAGCGCGGGCCGGACGGCGAGGTCTTCATCGACGAGACCTGCATCGGCTGCGGCAATTGCCAGCGCAACTGCCCCTATGGCGTGATCCGCATGGATGCCAAACCGCCAAAGAAGCCGAGCCTCCTCCAATGGATGCTGTTCGGCAAGGGGCCGGGGCCGGGTGAGGCGTCCTATAGCTGGCGCAAGAAGGCAGCCGAGAAGGAAGGCGCAGCCAAGGCCAAGCAGGCGATCAAGTGCGACATGTGCTCCGGCATCGACGGCGGCCCCGCCTGTGTGCGCGCCTGCCCGACCGGCGCGGCGATCCGCGTCAGCCCCGACAAGTTCCTGACCTTCACCAAGCTGACCGAGGACGTCGAGTGATGGCGACCAAAGCGGGGGGCACGGGGCGGTTCACGCAGGACGAAAAGCGGCGCGATTCCGATCATGTCAGCTTTCTGAAGCACCGCGGCTTCCGCTGGCTGTGGATCGCGCTGGCGCTGAGCGGCGCGGCGATTGCGGGCTATCTGATGATCGACCAGCAACCGCGCCCCAATGGCGGGACGTGGTATGGCTACACGCTCGGCACCATCGGGGTGCTGTTGATCCTCTGGCTGTCCCTGCTCGGCGTGAGGAAGCGGCGGATTAATCCCGGCGCGTGGAGCCT from Porphyrobacter sp. YT40 encodes:
- a CDS encoding cyclic nucleotide-binding domain-containing protein, with protein sequence MGETFKVAIIGSGPAGLSAAARAAALGLSHVLLEKTDHLSDTIYKYQKGKHVMATPSNLVLRSDIDFDAGKREAILGTWDEQIAGHKVNVKYLAEAKAIRGTGAAIPGSVQQIVTRARDGTKSVKEVQRHAPPYAIELTSGETVMAENVILAIGTQGNPNRMRCPGADLPHVQYQLDDPTEYVDEHIVIVGTGDAGIENARGLAEDPAQRNTVSILNRGTEFPTAKAANVSALMADHEAGKLMVRTESETKAIEPGFITLTTRDGEIRIPCDRIIARIGSAPPRAFVEECGIEFTSEDRGAFPRLSPVFESTAPGIFVIGALAGYPLIKHCMNQGHDVIEFINGNTDLKPADEPIIAAKFADLPGQRSTEEWLEFLREGVSILNGMNPLQMREFMLDSEAKFFRAGEVIFERNAPGSSLFGIASGSVAVEVNPADPSITIPIESGSIFGEVGLISGRRRGATIRAAEDTIVVEISRLAALKLQSQVPSAKAAIQRISIERQLLQMFGSGLTREDVAPLVEAAQVQEKRAGEVVVTEGADDKDVFIIRRGSMIVEKQIGDRPVFLSYLPAGSYFGEMAAIDGSARTATVKAAIKSEVIRLPGEGFLALLDKHPRLRERALKDMAGRRATNAFIEGQKDSFSSVVDLYSQTAQFLVDNGIGEATDVLLIDETLCIGCDNCEKACADSHDGLSRLDREAGKTYAHLHVPTSCRHCEHPHCMADCPPNAIKRGPDGEVFIDETCIGCGNCQRNCPYGVIRMDAKPPKKPSLLQWMLFGKGPGPGEASYSWRKKAAEKEGAAKAKQAIKCDMCSGIDGGPACVRACPTGAAIRVSPDKFLTFTKLTEDVE